A single Sphingosinicella sp. BN140058 DNA region contains:
- a CDS encoding MucR family transcriptional regulator — protein MALTDESSETMIQLTADIVASHVSNNSVSPTDLPVLIKNIHAALTGLTAAPAEPPAEELKPAVSIRSSVKPDYIICLEDGCKQKMLKRHLQSAHKLTPEDYRRRWGLPASYPMVAPDYAEQRRALAHKIGLGRKPSAKPAAKAAPKAKRTSRSR, from the coding sequence ATGGCACTCACCGATGAATCTTCTGAAACCATGATCCAGCTGACTGCAGACATCGTGGCATCCCACGTGTCCAACAATAGCGTTTCACCGACAGATCTTCCCGTTCTGATCAAGAACATCCATGCGGCCCTTACTGGCCTCACCGCAGCTCCTGCGGAGCCTCCCGCGGAAGAGCTGAAGCCCGCCGTGTCCATTCGGTCTTCTGTCAAGCCGGACTACATCATCTGCCTCGAAGATGGCTGCAAGCAGAAGATGCTGAAGCGCCACCTCCAGTCTGCGCACAAGCTGACGCCCGAGGATTATCGCCGCAGATGGGGCCTTCCCGCGAGCTATCCGATGGTTGCGCCCGACTATGCAGAGCAGCGGCGCGCGTTGGCCCACAAGATCGGCCTTGGTCGTAAGCCGTCAGCGAAGCCCGCCGCAAAAGCGGCCCCGAAGGCAAAGCGGACAAGCCGCTCGCGCTGA
- a CDS encoding site-specific DNA-methyltransferase, protein MITNASASLSAIERAVLADLQTMTYDEVRAKHGWSRGKIYALACREGARKTEAKIRERAADRKARQQEFLAEMIDQTATADVLDYLDSMPDGCAQLVCTSPPYNVGKKYGEGAGADTMRHVYYLGWLMQIVSEAARVLADGGVLFLQVGSTRDEHDHLMPLDIAVYDFIRKTGLTFQNRVIWTIPHGLTPRRRLAERHETVLIFCKGDRPRHFHANPLRIPQKDPGKRAFKGPNKGELSGHPLGAWPSNVWAIPNVGHNAPERTGHPAQMPSELVRRAIHLYTVPGDLVIDPFSGSGTTHATCVETARRFSGCDLFYGDLRAKRLAATKLAAVCPLPGVTPESIAVWQAETVRVDHDPSLQLDFLAVA, encoded by the coding sequence ATGATCACCAACGCCAGCGCATCGCTCTCCGCCATCGAGCGTGCCGTCCTCGCTGACCTCCAGACCATGACCTATGATGAAGTGCGTGCGAAGCACGGCTGGTCGCGTGGCAAGATCTATGCCCTCGCTTGCCGCGAAGGGGCACGCAAGACAGAGGCCAAGATCCGCGAACGTGCTGCCGATCGCAAGGCTCGGCAGCAGGAGTTCCTGGCCGAGATGATCGACCAGACGGCAACCGCCGACGTGCTCGACTACCTCGACAGCATGCCGGACGGGTGTGCCCAGCTCGTTTGCACGTCCCCGCCTTACAATGTCGGCAAGAAGTACGGCGAAGGGGCCGGCGCCGACACCATGAGGCATGTTTACTACCTCGGCTGGCTTATGCAGATCGTCTCGGAGGCGGCCCGTGTCCTTGCGGACGGCGGCGTCCTGTTCCTCCAGGTTGGATCCACGCGGGACGAGCATGATCATCTCATGCCGCTGGACATCGCCGTCTACGACTTCATTCGCAAAACGGGGCTGACCTTCCAGAATCGGGTGATCTGGACTATTCCCCACGGCCTCACCCCGCGGCGGCGCCTTGCTGAGCGGCACGAGACCGTTCTCATCTTCTGCAAGGGCGATCGGCCGCGGCACTTTCATGCCAATCCTCTGCGCATCCCGCAGAAGGATCCGGGCAAGCGGGCTTTCAAAGGACCCAACAAGGGCGAGCTCTCGGGTCATCCTTTGGGCGCGTGGCCTTCCAACGTCTGGGCGATCCCCAATGTCGGCCACAATGCCCCCGAGCGGACCGGCCACCCGGCGCAGATGCCATCGGAATTGGTGCGACGCGCTATCCACCTTTACACCGTCCCTGGCGATCTCGTCATCGACCCTTTCTCGGGATCAGGCACCACCCACGCCACCTGCGTTGAAACGGCCAGGCGGTTCAGCGGCTGCGATCTCTTCTATGGCGACCTGCGAGCTAAGCGCTTGGCCGCGACCAAGCTTGCAGCCGTTTGCCCCCTGCCTGGCGTGACACCGGAAAGCATCGCTGTCTGGCAGGCTGAAACCGTGCGCGTGGACCACGATCCTTCGCTCCAGCTCGACTTCCTTGCGGTCGCCTAA